ACAGGGGCCCCAACACCCACTTGGAGGAATGCATGTTATCTTGCACACCCATGGCAACAAACCTCGGTGAAGGGTCTGAGGAGCGGCGGTGGATCTGGGATGCGAGAGAGACAATGCCAAGGGAACCAGCCACCGCATATCTGCTTTGGAGGCAGGAAAACCCAGCAAGAGGTCACTGTAGCCCTTACGCACCCACATGAATTTATAGCCCGTGACACTAGGGCGGGCCAAAAACGGTGCTGGACTGGGATTGAACCAGCTCACTAGCGGCCACCAGATTGTTGGGGCCGTACTAAACGTGTCCAAGCTGGTGGGCCTCTACGGCCCAGGCGCCATGCACCAGGCAGCCTTTGCGGCCCAGGCCCCATACCAGGCCCAGACCCAACGAGCCCCCCGAGCGCATGAGAGGCAGCCTCAAGAACCCTAGGCGGGAGAGACGCCACCGCCGCCCACGGCGCACCGCCACTGTCCCACGGGCCAGTGAGTCACCAGCCACAAACAACTTCGTCGTCAGAGATCCCGGCTGGCACTCTCTGCATGACGACACCCGACGATCTCGCTATGCCGTGATGCGCCCTGCCCGCGGAACTTGAGCGCACAGGACTCCAGACCTACCCCGCCGTCGAATGTGAATCCCTGCTGCTTGGCGCGAAGCGCCGCCTCCCCGATGCAGCCGCTCCACCATGCCCCGCGGCGTGCACGACGAAGTCTCCCACAGTCTAACGCACACCACGCTCGCCATCGGAGAAGACGCAAACTCAACTCCCTCATCCCCCGAATCCGAGCCCTCACCCTCCAGAGCTCAGAAGCGGTTCCTCACCGCCGCCAACTCCACCCCCGAACGCGAACACTAGCACTCCTAGTTTACTTTCGATTTATAGAAAAACAGTCAAACGGGCTAGTCCACGGACCGATGTGTAATGGCGTCGGATGACAAATTGCGTCAGGACAGCACGCAATCTGCGGGCGATTCGGTGATTTGAGGGATGCCCCCACGTGACCCTACCCACGGTAGTCTACGTAGTCGACATGCCGGATGCCCTCCGGGGTCATGTGCCGACATCCATGGTGGATCGGAGGATGCTAGCGAGCGCGAGACCTGACAGGCACGTCGGTAAAATGGGCACAGCTCACGGGCACGGGGATCCACAACCTCCACACactccccccctctcttcctcgtTCGCGGGCTGGGCCCCACTTCCCCTCCACGCCGTACGCGGACACGACGCTTCCGTCGCAACCCCCACACCTTTCCGTCCCGCCGGCCCATCGCCCGCCGCCTCCCTGCGCACCCAGCCGAGGAGACCGCCATGATGGCGGGCGCCTCAGGCTCAGTCGAAGAGGAGGGAGGACTGAGGGCGGAGGAGTCCCCGTCCGGCGGCGTCGACGTCTGGAGCGACGCCGTCTCCTCCCACGCCCCGGAACACCTCCTCGTCATGGTCCACGGCATCCTCGGCAGGTGCGTGCGCCGTCCCCCCGCGCCCGCGTGTGTTTTGCGCCTAGTGTCGACTCACGAATTTGCTCCAACATCTCGTACTCATAGCTAGGCTACAAATCTGTTTCGCCCGGCAGCGGAATGGACCAATGGCAGAATGGAATCCGTAAGTAATGTGGGGCATTGCTTGTGCCATCGGGCATGCTAGAGTGGGACATGGGATTCGGTCGGCGGAGTCAGTTGCGGCTCAACCACTACTTACTGCAAAACAAGAACTACTACTAGTTACTGCGATTTGTCAAACTGGATGGTCAAGCATGTTGGGATGCCCTTTGAGTTGTATTGTTCAGTGCTTTTCGGTCAAATCAGAGATTATGATACGGCATGTTCGGTAGAGTTTGTTTCAAGCACCTGATGATCTGTTTGGAATAGGACGGCTCCAAATTATCCTTTATCCTGTAGGATTTTATGGACAACATGGTTTGTTACTGAAAGAAGAAGCTCTATGCTTTTTTTCTTTCTGAGAAAACGCAAAAGACCTTGCGTTTCTTTTCATTGAATAGGTAGGGGGTCAGTTACAGTCGTCCTAGGACGAATAAAGCGAGAATCAAATACAAGGCTCAGTGCACATCCCATGTAGGGGGGAGGACTACTCTAAGACCTGCCACTCCGGCCTTAGCCCAGGAGCCGGCTTCCTCCTTGATTCGGTCGACAAGCGTGCGGAGGGAAGGCGTCGCGTTATCGAAGACGCAGCTGTTCCTATGCTTCCAGACGAGCCACGGTACAAGGAGCGCTACGGATTGCAGGGCCTTGCGTTGTGCTTGTGGCATGTTGTGCTTGGCGTGTTGCCACCAGTCCATGAGGGTGGGCTCCTGGTTGGGGATCGGCGCTGGAATGCGCAGCCACGCCAGGGTCTCGTGCCATGCCTGCCTCGAGAAGGGGCAATCAAGCAAGAGGTGCCGGATCGTTTCTGGTGCCTGATCGCACAGGAGACAGCGCGGATGATGCTGCAGGCCATGGCGGGCTAGACGGTCGGTGGTCCAGCAGCGATCCAGGTTAGCGAGCCAATGGAAAAACTTGACCCTCGGGGGAGCCCACGCCTTCCAAATCAACTTCCAGGAGTAGGAGTGCGTGGATCCTTGGAAGGTAGCCAGGTAGCAAGTCTGCGCAGAGTAAATGCCGCTCGCGGTCCACTTCCAGATCAGTTGATCGGGGGCATCGCTAAGCATTGCCTGCTGCGCGCGGTGCCAGAGCTGCAGGTACTGACCGATCTCGTGGAGGCTGAGAACGCCCTGGATGTCACGGGCCCAAGCGTTGCCGTTGAGGCCTTCGGCAACCGTTCTAACCTTGCGCCGTCGTTTGGGGATGCAGTTGTAGAGCAGCGGCATGAGCTCGTCGACGGAGCGCCCGTTGAGCCATCGATCCTCCCAGAACAGGGCTTTCATGCCGTTCCCAATGGCCATGTAGGTGGAAGCAAAGAACAGGGTGCGCTCGTGGCAGGAGAATTGGAGATCCAGCCCCTGCCAGGCGCGTCCCTCGTCTGTTCGCGAGAGCCATAGCCACCGCAGTCTGAGCGCAAGCCCGGTGCGCTCTAGGTCGCGAACCCCGAGACCTCCAAGCTCGAGGGGGCGGGAGACAAGGCGCCAGTTCACATGGCAGTGACCGCCGTTTGCGACGGCTCGCCCAGCCCATAGGAATCCCCGTTGAATCTTCTCGAGCTGCCGCAGAGTTTTCTTCGTGGGGGCAAAAGCAAGCAGCTGGTGCACCGGGATCGCGCAGAGAACCGACTTGACTAGGGCAAGCCTGCCGGCTCTGTTCATAAGCCATGCTTTCCAGGTGGGCAAGCGCCCGGCGACCCTGTCGACCAAGGGCTGCAGCTGACCGGCGGACGGGCGGCGCGTCGTCAAGGGTATGCTAGGTGACTGGGAGCGCAGCGGTCGTACAGCCCAGGCCGGTGATGATCTCAGTGGCGACCTGCTCCCCATGCAAGACCGTGGCCGAGCTCTTGGCGTAATTTACTTTGAGGCCGGACGCTCCGCCAAACAGGCCAAGTATTTCCTTGACCGCAGTTATGTCGCTCTCCGTGGCATGGCAGAATAGCATGACGTCGTCGGCGTATAAAGATATAGCCGGAATAGGCCTCCGCGGGTGCAGCGGCAAGAGTATGCCCGAGTCGTGGGCGCGTCGAATCAGCCGTCCGAGGGTGTCAACCGCGAGCACGAATAGCTGCGGGGACAGGGAGTCGCCCTGCCGCAGCCCTTCCCTGTGCCAAATCGGAGGTCCTGGCACACCATTCAACAGGACCCGGGTGCTCGCCGAGGACAGGAGGATGGCAATCCACTCGAGGAAGCGATGACCGAACCCATATTGGCGCAAGACCTCAAAGAGGAATGGCCAAGATATGGAGTCGAATGCGCGCGTGAGGTCAAGCTTGAGCATGACCCGGGGGCCCCCAAGTTGGCTCAATAGCTTGAGCGATTGCCGGACGAGCATGAAATTGTCGTGGAGGCTCCGTCCGAGGATGAATGCGTTTTGATTGCGGCTGACAAGGTGGTCAAGTTTTGGAGCTAGCCGGAGCGAGAGGGCCTTGGCGAAGACCTTGGCCACAATGTGAATGAGGCATATCGGCCGGTAGTCTCGCAGCTCTAGGGCGTCGGCGCGCTTCGGAAGCAGAGTTAGAAGTGCCTGGTTGAGCTTGCAGAAGCTGCGGCCGCGCATCTCAAAGAGCTGCTGGAATACGTCCATGAAGTCCTGCTTGACGATACTCCAACACGCGCGAAGGAATTCGGCGTTGAAGCCGTCGGGCCCGGGTGCCTTGTGCGCGGGCAGGCGTTTGACTGCCTCCCAAATCTCCTCCGGGCAGAAGGCCGCATCAAGATCGGAAAGATCACTTCCGTCGATGAGCTGCGACAGATCCAGCGTGTGGTCGCGCTCGATCGCCGTCCCAAGCAGGGCGTCGAAGTGCCGGAAAGCATCCTCGGCCATCTCGTTGTGGTCGGTGAGCAGCAGGCCGTTCGCGGAGAGGCGGAAGATGCGGTTCTTCTGTCGTCGAAACGAGCACTGCCGGTGGAAGAAGGCTGTGCTGGCGTCACCATCTTTGAGTGAGGCGATGCGGGCGCGCTGTCTAGCAATCGTCCGTTCCAAAGAAGCTCTATGCTCGATGATCTGCCAATAGAAAAGATCAGTATCCGCCCATTCAGCTCAGTCAATCACCCGCTGTTTGTTCGTTAGGTTAGGCCCACACCCCTTGGAACAGCCAAGCAAAAGCtactccctctataaagaaatataagatcgtttagtgtctaaacgatcttatatttctttacagagggagtactagtaggTTATAAATAAGATTGTTTGCATGCTCTGTTGAGACAAGGTCCAGTTCTTAGTTACAGCTGATCGTTGATCTTTTCATTTCTCAAAAATGGCATCTAGATGTGCTTCTTTacaagtgcttgccaagtttgtGTTTTCGTTTCTGAACTGATAACCCCTTCTGCTCAAATCTTCTCTTATTGATCAGTCTGTTTATCTTTTCCTTTGAGCAGTACCAATGACTGGCAATACGCAGCCAACGAATTTGTGAAGCAGCTTCCTGATGATGTAATTGTGCATTGTAAGTTACTGGATTTTGTGCTTTAACCAACTAGATTTGCTAATTTGCCTAATTTTCATGCTTTATTTTTTTAATCATCCATGCCATTGTTTTGTTCTATAAATTAATTTGATAATTATCAATGAAATGTATGTCTGTTTGACAAAAAGTAAATAAGTAACCATTGGGCACTTTGTTCATTATTTCTTTCACATACCTAAAATTTAAGTGAAACCGCCTCTTTTATATCGATGAGTATATCTCTATTTTTTCTTGACATGTCACTGTCACAACGATGTTTAGTCATAGATCTGTCAGAGTTGCTCCATTCTGAACTATAGATAAGGATACTAGGATACTCACACAGAAATGGTTTAACATAATGTCAGTTGGTAAGCTGTGTGGCGCGTGCACATGTGTGTATCTGGATATTAATTAGTAGTCAATCACAGGGATGTTCTTGACAAGGCTGCATTAAAAATGTATATTTCAAACTAAATACATCGCTATTAAACATGATATTTTTTTATGGGAGAACTAACACCAATGGTCTAGATAGAACTAATATTTTGGCATGTTTCAACTATAACGTTGTACCTGATGTACCATGATTGAAATGCAAACTTGGAACCCTTTATGAATTTGTAACTTCGAGGGAAACATGGGTAGTCTATAAGTTTACTCATCGAGATTTGGTTATTTAGACTTGTTTGTTCGACTTTGCAGGCAGTGAGAAAAACATGAACACATTGACTCTAGACGGTGTCGATGTTATGGGAGAACGCTTAGCAGATGAGGTAATTGCCATATGCAACAGATGATTTGTACTTGAGGGGCTAAATATAAAGAGGCTAGCTGATTCACCATACTGATTTTTTCTATTGAAAGGTTTCTGCGTTCAAAACACCATACTGATTTTTCTATTGAAACGTGCTATTGTTCTCTTCTTACTCAGGTTCTTGATGTAATTAGTCGAAAGCCAGAGCTCACCAAAATTTCTTTTCTTGCACACTCCGTTGGAGGCTTAGTAGCAAGATATGCAATTGCAAAACTTTATAGACATCCAAATAGCACGTTTGACAGCAAAGCTGAAGGAACCATATGCGGGTTGGAAGCGGTGAACTTTATAACCGTAGCAACGCCTCACCTTGGTTCTCGAGGAAACAAGCAGGTACTTTGTTGACTGTTTTCCCCTTATCCACCTTGACTTTCATGTGTTCAAATTTGTTTATTTGAAACAGTGCGGATAATACCTGTTTTGGAACTAATACATAGCCATTTGCTCATTTATGTTCCAGTATTCTTATGTCAAATCTCATTTGTTTTTGCATGCCTCGTACAGTcgtatactccatccgttccagTTTGCTAGCCCCTCTCGTTTTTTGAGTCTAATTTTGACAACCGATTTCATTTAACCAACAAAATATGAGATATGTGCCACAAGAAGTATATCATTGAATTCACATTCGAAAGAAGTTTCCAATGGTATACCTTTTGTGGTAATTTACTcatattttgttagttaaatccaTGGCCAAAGTTACACTCAAAccgaaacagagggagtattaaaGTTTTGGATACTTATAAGAGATGCTTGAGTACTAGATGTTTACTGTTTGTTTTCATTTGCTTCAATGCATTTGATGCACATTAAGTGGCTCCACAAGGGATACCCAATCTTCCAAGGTTTTggaggaaaaaaagagagaaggaatTTAAACCTTTTCTTATAAGAAACTTACAAAACTGTTGCAATGCCTCTGAGCACTTACCCCTCTAAGATCTAAAAATACTCCTCTCAAGACTATCTTGAGTACTCCTCGCAAAAAATTGTTATCCTCCACAGTTTTGTTTTCATTGGCTTAAAAGCGTTTGATATACATAGAAGGGCCCGACAATGAGTGCCAATATTGTGAACCTGCATAGTTTTGTTTTCATTGGCTGTGATACACATAGAAGGATCCCACAGGGACTGCCAATATCTTCTAGAATTATGGAGGAAGAAAGAGATGCGTTTCTATTACAAGAAAGTTACAAACTGTTGCCATGCCTCTTGGCTCTTGCCTTCAGGAGATCTACAATAAAATCCTGCAGAGCTTCATTTTGAAACAGCCTCATGGATGAAACCCGCACTCAGGCAATAGTTGACACTTGACAGATGGAAATCACACTTTTTACTTCCTTGTTTCACTGAATCATTTTTCTGACTTATATATCTATGATCTTGGAACAGTTTATTGGATAAACAAACCATTTTGTACAGTTGATTCGTGCTGACTTACGAATCTAGTGATATTATCAGACTCTAAACATACATTGCTTGTTTGCTTTTCTGCTCCAGATTATATGCATTCCTTCCTTCCATGAGCTATTGGTAGAGAAACCATATATATTCTTTGTTTGATGTGGCGTTCTTCACTGTTATTAGGTTCCACTCCTCTTTGGATTCATTACGATTGAGAAGGTTGCTTCTCGTGTCATCCATTGGATATTTAGGAGAACTGGGAGACATCTTTTTCTTACTGATAGTGCTGAGGGAGAACCGCCACTGTTGCAGCGTATGGTTGAAGATTATGGCAATCTTTACTTTATGTAAGGTTTATGTTGCCCTTCGGTTTTTTTTGGATCGCTTCCGATTATTTCTATTTCTCTTGCAAGTAATGTTTTGTTAATTCTGGCTTGTATGGTATGTGATAACTATACTAATTCTGGGTAACTAAACTTTTTTAGATCTGCTTTGCGAGCATTTAAACGACGAGTGGCATATGCTAATGCTGGTTGCGACCGTATCCTAATTATTTGATATCTTTTTATGTAGTACTCACATTGTTCTTTTTCATCTAGGCTTTTTAGCTTTTACTTGTCAATTCTTTAAATTCATGACATTCAGACATTGTTGGCTGGAGAACATCATCTATTAGAAGAAACACCGAGCTGCCTAAGGTATTTTTTTATTGATTCTGATTGTTCATGCCTTCTTTTCTGGACCATTATCTGACAAGGACAACATGATTTTCTCATATCACAATTCTTATGTAAAAATATTCCTTCTGTTTCATCATGATTTGCAGTGGGAGGAATCTGTATGTGAGAAGTATCCTCACATTGTACATGAGGAATACTCTGAAGAAATCAGCGATGAGAAGTGTCAAGATTTGGCAGCAGATTGCGATTTTGACTTACTGGAAGGTTAGTTTGATTGTTACATGCAAAAAGTCTGTTTCTCTTCCTTTTTTGAATCTTTGACCAGTCTTAAGTCGGTGCTATCTCCCATTGATGCTTCATACTGAGTCATTGTTCTAGCATGCTTAATTTTCCTTATGTAGATAATATTTGTAATGTTACATAGTTGATAATGAATCCAACATTTCCTAAATCAATTACACCTGTTTAATCATAAAAACAAAAGATGTTATTTTTACCAAGAACAATTTAGTGTGCCATTTTGGTCTTACGACCGGGCACTTGTTATTTTTGAATGGACCATTAACTGTACAATGTTACCGAGTTATTCTGCTTCAATCCTCCTATCATACGATTAGGATATTCTACATATTAATATTATGCTGAATAAGTAAACTAAATGATTTGCAAGAATCTGC
This sequence is a window from Aegilops tauschii subsp. strangulata cultivar AL8/78 chromosome 7, Aet v6.0, whole genome shotgun sequence. Protein-coding genes within it:
- the LOC109755941 gene encoding lipid droplet phospholipase 1 isoform X1; this translates as MMAGASGSVEEEGGLRAEESPSGGVDVWSDAVSSHAPEHLLVMVHGILGSTNDWQYAANEFVKQLPDDVIVHCSEKNMNTLTLDGVDVMGERLADEVLDVISRKPELTKISFLAHSVGGLVARYAIAKLYRHPNSTFDSKAEGTICGLEAVNFITVATPHLGSRGNKQVPLLFGFITIEKVASRVIHWIFRRTGRHLFLTDSAEGEPPLLQRMVEDYGNLYFISALRAFKRRVAYANAGCDHIVGWRTSSIRRNTELPKWEESVCEKYPHIVHEEYSEEISDEKCQDLAADCDFDLLEEKMVTGLRRVSWEKVDVSFHTSMRSFAAHSIIQVKYAFMNEGADVIQHIIDHFQL
- the LOC109755941 gene encoding lipid droplet phospholipase 1 isoform X2, with amino-acid sequence MMAGASGSVEEEGGLRAEESPSGGVDVWSDAVSSHAPEHLLVMVHGILGSTNDWQYAANEFVKQLPDDVIVHCSEKNMNTLTLDGVDVMGERLADEVLDVISRKPELTKISFLAHSVGGLVARYAIAKLYRHPNSTFDSKAEGTICGLEAVNFITVATPHLGSRGNKQVPLLFGFITIEKVASRVIHWIFRRTGRHLFLTDSAEGEPPLLQRMVEDYGNLYFISALRAFKRRVAYANAGCDHIVGWRTSSIRRNTELPKWEESVCEKYPHIVHEEYSEEISDEKCQDLAADCDFDLLEGMCP